agtggagagagtgctgggtctggagtcaggaagacccaagttcaaatcctgcctcagacacttactagctgtgtaaccctgagcacgTCAATTAGTTTctgctttatctgtaaaatggggatgacaataaTAGCATCCCCTAAGGTTTAAGAATATGTGAATCAGATGAACTTGGGGGAGGTTTCCTTACAAGTCTAGATTTACATTCCATTTGAGGggaggagacagaaaaaaaaaaggaaactcacTTGCTAGTTTCCACAACATTTCCCAGGTGGGTGAATTGGTTGGAGTACTTTAGGCACATCTTGAGGGGtgaaaagaagcagaaagaatTAGGGGAGCCATAGTCTCAGGGTCCAGAACTAATCCTGCCCTGCCCTAAGTGACCCCTCCCTCCCATGCACCTCATGCTGCTGCCTCATCAACTTGGTGAGCTCAGCATAATGTCCAGCCTCCTCCAGAGAGATGGCTGCGCCAGGTCGATGGGCCAGTGTGAAATCTTCTTTGTTGACAGGTGCTGGTGGCACCTGGAAAGGACAGGGATGCTGGTTAAGGTATGGGGTGGTGTGAGGAGGGAGCATGACAAAGGTGGCCCAAGAGTTATGTCAGCCTTTCACCTTGGTGATATCCACAGGTAGCCCGTTCAGTGAAGCCTCCAGCATGGGCTCCAGTCCCTTAGCTTGGCGCAAAAAGAGTTTTGCACCTTCCAGATCATTCTTTTGTTTGGCTCGAAGGGCTGCTTGCAACAGctgcttcttcctcccttccaagaAAGCCAGCTGCTGCTGGGCTATGGggtaagggaaggagggagggagaagttggcTCTGGGCATTGCCAGGAAGCAAACCACCCACCTGGTCCTACCTCTAATGGAAAAGGAACCTACCTTTGGTGGAGCCTTTTATAGCCACTTTCCCAGGTGGGCCAGTTCCTGGTCCAGGGGTCCTGGGGGCCTGGGGTTTGGATtgtggagaaggaagggagtggGTGCTGGGCTGGCATGAAgggaataataaagaaaataagtggTGGTACTGCAACAACCCATGCAACTTCAGGATGCCTACCACCCAAAGGTCCAATGCTAAGTCCAAGAGGCATGAGCAATGAACACCAAAGATAGCTTCTATTTCTGTGtcctttaaggtttatgaaacaCTGTCCTCATACCCAACCCTATGAAGCAGGGAGTACTAATATCAtgagtctcattttacagataaaatattaaaactcagaggttcaatgactttccctgggtcacacagggTCAGATCTCCCAGCACCTATTCTACAACATCATGTTGCCTCCAGTCTATGGGGTGGAAAACCCTGTCCCAAACCCTCCATCTACCCCTGCCCCCATTTATCTCACTCTGTCTCACCttctttgtctcttcttcctcctcatcctggTTGGCCAGTCTCATGGCAGTCTCAAGAACCCCTACAAGGCTTTGCTGTGTGGTTGTGGCCGTCTCCAGGCCCTGGATTGGAGGGAAACCTGGCCCCCATGAGGGCAAGAGATCCCAATCAGCATCTTACTCCAATGGCTCAGCTGTCATGGACTCCTTCCACCCCAACAAAGGTTATCAACAGCAAGCTTAGATACCATAAACATTCATAGTCAATTCACAGACTACAAAACCCCCTGAATCCATCCACTCATAGATTCAATATAGATACCTAAAGCCAATTACTCACAGACATTTCTGATCAACAACCCTGCCCAGCTCCCCAGAGGAGGGAGTGCAGAAACCCTATCCCTTGGTCCAGATCAGGCTCTCAGGACAACCCAGCTCTTTCTTGTTCCCAAGTTAAGAGTAGATCCTGGGTGCTAGTTTCTCTTGAGTCCTCCATCCAGGGGTGACCCCAAACAGGTCCAAACCTACCAGGTACCTACCTGGGGGAACAGGCAGTTCAGTCACATCCACAGATCTGCCTAACTTGTGGGCCCGGATGGCATCCTGATATTGCTGAAGAGAAAAAGCCAGCTGATTAGCAAagctgatgaaaagaaaaatgacaaatagaggggctgtgggaaaacaggtacaCTAGTGActtggtgaagctgtgaactggGACAGCTATTctggaaaagcagtttggaactatgcccctgAAGTCATTAAACTGTTCAtgccctttggcccagcaatCCTGCTACTAGGtatatataccaaagagatcaaagaggaaaaagactcatatgtacaaaaatatttacagcagctctttttatagtagcaaagaactggaaactaaatagGTGCACACCTattaaggaatggctaaacaaatgtaatacaatatcaatgcagcataagaaatgatgaaatgaactGTCTCACAGGAAAAAAGTTCAGAAGATCTCTACAAAATGATAAGAGATTGAAGTGAAGACAATAATAACATTGCAAAGAGAAACAGCTTTGAAAAAATTTTAGAACTGATGACAATAAACCATAATTCTAGAAGGCCAAGGATGAAGGACACTACCCACTTCTTGTCAGAAAAGTGATGGACTTAAGATTCAAAATGAGACACATTTTTTAACGTGTCTAACAAATGAGAGAGTTCATATTATgggactatgcatatttgttttgagggtttttaaaaactgttcattttgaggtaaggaaaggagggaaagaaagattgGCTAAGCTTGAACCTGGTTCCTTGGCCCAGACCCAGCTCTAGCCCTGTGTCTCTCCTCACCTTGACTATTCGATCATGCATCCGGGCCTTTCGATCATCACCTTTGTCCTTTGCCTGCCCTGAAGCTACCCGATAACGCTCCATCCTCTGTTCCAAAGCCTCCAGCAGGGTCCGTGGAGGTGGCGGCATTTCTGCAAGGCAGCAAAAAGATTCTGTGACTAGTTAGTTGCTAAGTCCTTCTTTCCCACCCCCTGGGTTCCTCAGTTTCCACCAGTGACTCTTAGCAGTTCAATTAGCTCTGTTAGTCTTTCCctggagggtctgtgcttacctggcATGGAGGGGGAGATAGTGCCAGTACTGGGAGTGGAAGCTGGAGGCTGGAGCCCTGGGGAAGGCAAGTTCTTGGGCATCTGGTCTGTGAACCAAGAGGACCAGTCACTCAGTCAACCAATAAGCTTATACAGAGTCCTCAGTCCTGTGCTAGGTGTGGCAGGGATATAAAATTATAAGACAAAGGCCCTGCCATGGCCTTTGTTCTTCCTTGAAGATACTTGTACCCTGACTGTTCAACCCCTCCCTGGACAAAGATGCCATAGGAAGCAGTCCTCACCAGGTGGTGGAGGTAAACGGGACAGGTCCACAGCCTCACCCCTGGTCATTGCATCCAGAACAGCATCAAAGCtctaggggaaggaaggaagagatgatgAGACCATTGCAGTTTATCTCAGGGACAATAGAGAAGAAACTGACATATTGTATTAAAGGAAACCTCAGTTCCCTCAGTGAGACTCAGCAGGTCAGACCCAAGAATCACTGCCCTCCATTCTATATAAAGTAACAAACATGAAACCAAGGGCTCTCCTTGAAGGTCCACTTACCTCCTTATCggtttccttcttagaattgggGCTTAAATTTGAGCCTTCCCTCCTTCAACAACCCTTCCAGCCCACCCGCCCACACTTACCTTGGCTACACGGTAATACTTAGCAGCTGCTTCTGAGTCTCCCTCCTGTTTGGAGCGCAATGCAGCCCTTTTGTACTCCCGCTGCCGCTCCTGTAATAGGACCAGGGACCCAGGGATGCCAGGACCTAAGCACAGAAGATGATGCTCAAAGGACTTTGTAATTCAAGCTGCTTCTCTGggaactttagaaaaaaaaatttcaaattacatataaaaattgtttaacattcagtttttaaaattttgagtttgaaattctcttcttccccaccccctcatTAAGAAAGCAAGCGATTTAATATAGGTTaaatatgtgcaatcatgtaacacatatttccatattagccatgttgtgaaagaaaaattcaggaaaaaactcagtaagaaaatttaaaagtatcCTTCAATCTTTAGACTATTTTCTGGAGgcagtatttttcatcatgagttctggGAACTTCTAAGAAGGGATGAGGAACAGTTAATGTTCAAAGGATTATGGGGAAGCAGGAGAGGAGTACAAAAAAGAGAGTGGAACTTTGTAATCTCTTCCACTTTGTCTTGGAGTCTAAGGACTATTGTCCGGAGGGACTCTCTTCCCAGCTCCCAAAACAGCCAAAAATCCTTCCAGACTTACCAGAGCTCACAGGTGAGGTTACAGGGGCTGGCTTCTCAGTCACCCCAGAGCCATGGTTTGGGGGCACAGGCAGTGTTTTGGGAGGAGCAACTGGCAGCTGATGCTGAGGGGGCTGGGTGGGTATAACACTCTCTGGTGTAGGTATTGGGCTCTTCCCCACAGCTACAGGAGGTGGGATGTCCTCCTCATTGATGTTCCGTCCCTTCTTAACTGAAACCAGCAGGTTCTCTAATGTCTGAGGAGAGGAGAAGTCTTGGCTCAGTGGAAGGTGGTGCCAGCTCAGAATGAGAGGAAGCTATGAACAAAGGGGGCCCTTCCTGCTCACCTTGACACCTCGTTCATATCGACGGACCTTGGAACTGTCCCCAGCATGCTTGGCATTGATGATGGCAGTCTGGTACATGGTCAGCCTTTCAGCCAAGGTGGCTTCCATGCCAGCACTGCTAGGGCTGATCTTAGGGTGTGGAAGATTGGGCGACTGCAAAAGAATATGGGGATCACTGGCCCTGAGGAAATCCAAGCCCAAGAATTGTACCTCCTAGGGGACATTCCATCTATTCACCCATCATGCTGTACAATCTACCCCATACATGGTCCTTGGGACAGTATTTCAGCTTTTAACTCATCTTGGGACATGTCTCAGGCCATAAGGTCATAGGAGTCAGAGCTCAAAGGGGCATTAGGGATGATCTTTGAAGGGCTGTCCTACATGCAGGACCAACAAGGTGATAGCGTGGACAGAGTG
This sequence is a window from Monodelphis domestica isolate mMonDom1 chromosome 3, mMonDom1.pri, whole genome shotgun sequence. Protein-coding genes within it:
- the CC2D1A gene encoding coiled-coil and C2 domain-containing protein 1A isoform X2, which produces MHKKKAPPGPPGRGAAAARQLGLLVDFSPDGMMIPEDGDNDADLEAEFMALVGTQPPQELKSKAPLPMETIEKMASLCMKDLDEGEGEEEDDDDVEDDDELLAELNEVLGEREETQDTQNFPMAKSPNLPHPKISPSSAGMEATLAERLTMYQTAIINAKHAGDSSKVRRYERGVKTLENLLVSVKKGRNINEEDIPPPVAVGKSPIPTPESVIPTQPPQHQLPVAPPKTLPVPPNHGSGVTEKPAPVTSPVSSGPGIPGSLVLLQERQREYKRAALRSKQEGDSEAAAKYYRVAKSFDAVLDAMTRGEAVDLSRLPPPPDQMPKNLPSPGLQPPASTPSTGTISPSMPEMPPPPRTLLEALEQRMERYRVASGQAKDKGDDRKARMHDRIVKQYQDAIRAHKLGRSVDVTELPVPPGFPPIQGLETATTTQQSLVGVLETAMRLANQDEEEEETKKPSTHSLPSPQSKPQAPRTPGPGTGPPGKVAIKGSTKAQQQLAFLEGRKKQLLQAALRAKQKNDLEGAKLFLRQAKGLEPMLEASLNGLPVDITKVPPAPVNKEDFTLAHRPGAAISLEEAGHYAELTKLMRQQHEMCLKYSNQFTHLGNVVETSKFEKMAEDCKKSMEILKQAHSRGFPLPKFHYEQRTFSVVKIFPELNSSDMVLFIVKGINLPTPPGVSPSDLDAFVRFDFPYPNAEEAQKDKTNVIKNTDSPEFKEQFKLFIQRGHRGFKRAIQTKGIKFEVVHKGGLFKPDRVLGTAQLKLEALESACEIREILEILDGRRPTGGRLEVMVRLREPLTSQQLDTVTERWLVIDPLPPVAVPKTKAPPIPAPGRDQGSNRPGFSLKSLSVMAFDRERLERKIVAYKQARQAVPGKLAQQYQELVQHSQWQRAQLEQGGPGIRREYHAQLERYLQYYTEAARNLGSDGNRDAAKEALYKRNLVERELQQLRR
- the CC2D1A gene encoding coiled-coil and C2 domain-containing protein 1A isoform X1; this encodes MHKKKAPPGPPGRGAAAARQLGLLVDFSPDGMMIPEDGDNDADLEAEFMALVGTQPPQELKSKAPLPMETIEKMASLCMKDLDEGEGEEEDDDDVEDDDELLAELNEVLGEREETQDTQNFPMAKSPNLPHPKISPSSAGMEATLAERLTMYQTAIINAKHAGDSSKVRRYERGVKTLENLLVSVKKGRNINEEDIPPPVAVGKSPIPTPESVIPTQPPQHQLPVAPPKTLPVPPNHGSGVTEKPAPVTSPVSSGPGIPGSLVLLQERQREYKRAALRSKQEGDSEAAAKYYRVAKSFDAVLDAMTRGEAVDLSRLPPPPDQMPKNLPSPGLQPPASTPSTGTISPSMPEMPPPPRTLLEALEQRMERYRVASGQAKDKGDDRKARMHDRIVKQYQDAIRAHKLGRSVDVTELPVPPGFPPIQGLETATTTQQSLVGVLETAMRLANQDEEEEETKKPSTHSLPSPQSKPQAPRTPGPGTGPPGKVAIKGSTKAQQQLAFLEGRKKQLLQAALRAKQKNDLEGAKLFLRQAKGLEPMLEASLNGLPVDITKVPPAPVNKEDFTLAHRPGAAISLEEAGHYAELTKLMRQQHEMCLKYSNQFTHLGNVVETSKFEKMAEDCKKSMEILKQAHSRGFPLPKFHYEQRTFSVVKIFPELNSSDMVLFIVKGINLPTPPGVSPSDLDAFVRFDFPYPNAEEAQKDKTNVIKNTDSPEFKEQFKLFIQRGHRGFKRAIQTKGIKFEVVHKGGLFKPDRVLGTAQLKLEALESACEIREILEILDGRRPTGGRLEVMVRLREPLTSQQLDTVTERWLVIDPLPPVAVPKTKAPPIPAPGRDQGSNRPGFSLKSLSVMAFDRERLERKIVAYKQARQAVPGKLAQQYQELVQHSQWQRAQLEQGGPGIRREYHAQLERYLQYYTEAARNLGSDGNRDAAKEALYKRNLVEREVRAWGVGRDFSHIPSLSLLSHF
- the CC2D1A gene encoding coiled-coil and C2 domain-containing protein 1A isoform X3; translation: MHKKKAPPGPPGRGAAAARQLGLLVDFSPDGMMIPEDGDNDADLEAEFMALVGTQPPQELKSKAPLPMETIEKMASLCMKDLDEGEGEEEDDDDVEDDDELLAELNEVLGEREETQDTQNFPMAKSPNLPHPKISPSSAGMEATLAERLTMYQTAIINAKHAGDSSKVRRYERGVKTLENLLVSVKKGRNINEEDIPPPVAVGKSPIPTPESVIPTQPPQHQLPVAPPKTLPVPPNHGSGVTEKPAPVTSPVSSGPGIPGSLVLLQERQREYKRAALRSKQEGDSEAAAKYYRVAKSFDAVLDAMTRGEAVDLSRLPPPPDQMPKNLPSPGLQPPASTPSTGTISPSMPEMPPPPRTLLEALEQRMERYRVASGQAKDKGDDRKARMHDRIVKQYQDAIRAHKLGRSVDVTELPVPPGFPPIQGLETATTTQQSLVGVLETAMRLANQDEEEEETKKPSTHSLPSPQSKPQAPRTPGPGTGPPGKVAIKGSTKAQQQLAFLEGRKKQLLQAALRAKQKNDLEGAKLFLRQAKGLEPMLEASLNGLPVDITKVPPAPVNKEDFTLAHRPGAAISLEEAGHYAELTKLMRQQHEMCLKYSNQFTHLGNVVETSKFEKMAEDCKKSMEILKQAHSRGFPLPKFHYEQRTFSVVKIFPELNSSDMVLFIVKGINLPTPPGVSPSDLDAFVRFDFPYPNAEEAQKDKTNVIKNTDSPEFKEQFKLFIQRGHRGFKRAIQTKGIKFEVVHKGGLFKPDRVLGTAQLKLEALESACEIREILEILDGRRPTGGRLEVMVRLREPLTSQQLDTVTERWLVIDPLPPVAVPKTKAPPIPAPGRDQGSKPGFSLKSLSVMAFDRERLERKIVAYKQARQAVPGKLAQQYQELVQHSQWQRAQLEQGGPGIRREYHAQLERYLQYYTEAARNLGSDGNRDAAKEALYKRNLVERELQQLRR